One window of the Chlamydiota bacterium genome contains the following:
- a CDS encoding electron transfer flavoprotein-ubiquinone oxidoreductase, giving the protein MTKEREILEVDVLFVGAGPASLAGAIRLLQLQGEHNAKAGAGEKSDLLVAVIEKSAGLGAHNLSGAVLDPRAMDALMPGWRLQGAPIEAEVVSHEVRWLFRRGSVAAPVTPPPLANKGYPVISLSRFTRWMGEKAEALGANLFDHFPADELLWDGERVAGVRCKDRGRDKTGAEKEQFEPGAEIRARLTVLAEGTRGSLTKALAAKKRLLEGKNPQGYALGMKEVWRVRPERARPGHVSHTIGFPLGLKTFGGGFVYHMRDAHVALGLVVSLDYRDPLLDPYEAMQRFKTHPLLARLLEGGERVAYGAKTIPEGGAYALPRLSTDGCLIVGDAAGFVNAQRVKGIHLAMESGMAAAETAWEALRNDDVSAASLGAYDRRVLRGRAGREMRLVRNFHQAFHRGLFPGMLAAGLQYLTRGRGLRDPLGAEEDARTLETVAARGGGTGAAPMRCDGTLTFTREENLYFSGTEHEEDQPCHLEVPDLAICHGRCAREYDNPCQRFCPAKVYEFVGEGAERRLQVNFSNCLHCKTCDIKDPYGNIRWRCPEAGGGPKYQLM; this is encoded by the coding sequence ATGACGAAGGAGAGGGAAATCCTCGAGGTCGATGTCCTGTTCGTCGGCGCCGGCCCCGCGTCGCTCGCGGGCGCCATCCGGCTGCTGCAGCTCCAGGGTGAGCACAACGCGAAGGCCGGGGCGGGGGAGAAGAGCGATCTGCTCGTCGCCGTGATCGAGAAGTCCGCGGGCCTCGGCGCCCACAACCTCTCCGGCGCCGTGCTCGATCCGCGCGCGATGGACGCCTTGATGCCGGGCTGGCGCCTGCAGGGCGCCCCGATCGAGGCGGAGGTGGTCTCGCACGAGGTGCGCTGGCTGTTCCGGCGTGGGAGCGTCGCGGCGCCGGTCACCCCGCCCCCGCTCGCCAACAAGGGGTACCCGGTCATCTCCCTCTCGCGCTTCACGCGCTGGATGGGAGAGAAGGCGGAGGCGCTCGGCGCGAACCTGTTCGACCATTTCCCCGCGGACGAGCTCCTCTGGGACGGGGAGCGCGTCGCGGGGGTGCGGTGCAAGGACCGCGGGCGCGACAAGACCGGCGCGGAGAAGGAACAGTTCGAGCCGGGCGCGGAGATACGCGCCCGCCTCACGGTGCTCGCCGAGGGGACGCGCGGCTCGCTGACGAAGGCGCTTGCCGCCAAGAAGCGGCTCCTCGAGGGGAAAAACCCGCAGGGCTACGCGCTGGGGATGAAGGAGGTATGGCGGGTGAGGCCCGAGCGCGCCCGGCCCGGCCACGTGAGCCACACAATCGGGTTCCCCCTCGGGCTGAAGACGTTCGGCGGCGGGTTCGTCTACCATATGCGGGACGCGCACGTCGCCCTCGGGCTCGTCGTTTCGCTCGACTACCGCGACCCGCTGCTCGACCCGTACGAGGCGATGCAGCGCTTCAAGACGCACCCGCTCCTCGCGCGGCTCCTCGAGGGGGGCGAGCGCGTCGCCTACGGCGCCAAGACCATCCCGGAGGGCGGCGCGTACGCCCTGCCGCGCCTCTCGACGGACGGCTGCCTCATCGTCGGCGACGCGGCGGGGTTCGTGAATGCCCAGCGCGTCAAGGGGATCCACCTCGCGATGGAGTCGGGGATGGCGGCGGCGGAGACGGCCTGGGAGGCGCTGCGAAACGACGACGTCTCCGCAGCGTCGCTCGGGGCGTACGACAGGCGGGTGCTGCGCGGGCGGGCGGGGAGGGAGATGCGGCTCGTCCGGAACTTCCATCAGGCGTTCCACCGCGGCCTCTTCCCCGGGATGCTCGCGGCGGGCCTCCAGTATCTCACCCGCGGCCGCGGGCTCCGGGATCCGCTGGGCGCCGAGGAGGACGCGCGGACACTGGAGACGGTCGCCGCGCGCGGCGGCGGGACGGGCGCCGCCCCGATGCGATGCGACGGGACGCTGACGTTCACCCGCGAGGAGAACCTCTACTTCTCCGGCACGGAGCACGAGGAGGACCAGCCGTGCCATCTCGAGGTGCCCGACCTTGCCATCTGCCACGGGCGCTGCGCCCGGGAGTACGACAACCCGTGCCAGCGGTTCTGCCCGGCCAAGGTGTACGAATTCGTCGGGGAGGGGGCGGAGCGCCGGCTCCAGGTGAACTTCTCGAACTGTTTGCACTGCAAGACCTGCGATATCAAGGACCCGTACGGCAACATCCGGTGGCGCTGCCCCGAGGCGGGCGGCGGCCCGAAATACCAACTGATGTGA
- a CDS encoding PQQ-like beta-propeller repeat protein, protein MKSVALLFSLVASALLCACPAARAQSETPMETPTPTETPMPTETPTPTNTPTPTETPTETPTPTITPTPTRTPTPLPWPMFRRDARHTGTSPYKGPLIPRFQWSYATGGAVDSSPAVGSDGTVYVGSEDANLYAVGSRGSLQWSFATGGELSSSPAITGTGTVYIGSWDNALYAVDRAAGAAQWSYLTGDRVHSSPALGTDGALYFGSYDARLYALDSGGSLRWTYATGSGIHSSPAVGGAGRIAFGSRDNRVYLLNSNGTLLWSYATGGAVNSSPALGTDGSVFVGSDDLYLYRLRSDGAFGWSFRTLGNVRTSPAIGSGGGVCFAAFKTVYLLDSDGTLRGSFETAGEILSSPALDALGRVYLGSGDGSFYILDSTGALLWSYVAAGAIESSPGLSSDGRAHFGSGDNNVYAVNSALTPTPTPTPTSTPFVNYVELEVLPNQGKTIYRPGDKVALLWEVFLDEYGYRGVPVDIYVAARANPPCVPASTPPAGGSTSCAVTVEEIASSTGWLYIFDDTFKPVRYEEGVPPPKTFENVEFPVGINGDIVLGSLVFTVPEIGDTLEWCFAAAFLNTRTYDWIVPSKPVIVSGGFTLMP, encoded by the coding sequence ATGAAATCCGTAGCGCTCCTCTTCTCCCTCGTCGCGTCCGCGCTGCTCTGCGCCTGCCCCGCCGCGCGCGCGCAGAGCGAAACGCCCATGGAAACCCCGACCCCGACCGAGACCCCCATGCCCACCGAGACGCCGACCCCGACTAACACTCCCACGCCGACGGAGACGCCCACCGAGACGCCGACCCCGACTATCACCCCCACGCCGACCAGAACCCCGACGCCGCTCCCGTGGCCGATGTTCCGCCGCGACGCGCGCCACACCGGCACGAGCCCGTACAAGGGGCCGCTGATCCCCCGGTTCCAGTGGTCCTACGCCACCGGCGGGGCGGTCGATTCGTCCCCGGCGGTGGGCTCCGACGGGACCGTCTACGTCGGCTCGGAGGACGCGAATCTCTACGCGGTCGGCTCCAGGGGCTCGCTGCAGTGGAGTTTCGCGACGGGCGGGGAACTATCCTCCTCCCCGGCGATCACGGGCACCGGCACGGTGTACATCGGTTCGTGGGACAACGCCCTGTACGCCGTCGACCGTGCGGCGGGCGCGGCGCAATGGTCCTATCTGACGGGGGACCGTGTGCATTCCTCGCCCGCCCTCGGGACAGACGGGGCCCTGTATTTCGGCTCGTACGATGCCCGGCTGTATGCGCTCGATTCCGGCGGCTCCCTCCGCTGGACGTACGCGACCGGGAGCGGGATCCATTCCTCTCCCGCAGTCGGCGGCGCCGGGCGGATCGCGTTCGGTTCCCGGGACAATCGCGTGTACCTCCTGAACTCGAACGGGACGCTCCTGTGGAGCTACGCAACCGGCGGCGCCGTCAATTCGTCGCCGGCGCTCGGCACCGACGGGAGCGTGTTCGTCGGCTCGGACGACCTTTACCTCTATCGGCTGCGTTCCGACGGCGCCTTCGGCTGGTCGTTCCGCACCCTGGGGAATGTGCGCACCTCCCCCGCGATCGGCTCCGGCGGGGGCGTCTGCTTCGCCGCGTTCAAGACCGTCTATCTCCTCGATTCCGACGGCACCCTCAGGGGGTCGTTCGAGACGGCCGGCGAGATCCTCTCCTCACCCGCCCTCGACGCGCTCGGGAGGGTGTACCTCGGATCGGGGGACGGCAGCTTCTACATCCTCGATTCCACCGGCGCCCTTCTCTGGAGTTATGTCGCGGCCGGCGCGATCGAGTCGTCCCCGGGCCTCTCCTCCGACGGCAGGGCGCATTTCGGCTCCGGCGACAACAACGTCTACGCCGTCAACTCCGCCTTGACGCCCACCCCGACGCCGACCCCCACCTCGACGCCATTCGTCAACTACGTCGAGCTCGAGGTGCTCCCCAACCAGGGGAAGACCATCTACCGCCCCGGCGACAAGGTCGCCCTCCTGTGGGAGGTGTTCCTCGACGAGTACGGCTACCGCGGCGTCCCCGTGGATATCTACGTCGCCGCGCGGGCGAACCCCCCGTGCGTCCCGGCTTCCACCCCGCCGGCGGGCGGTTCGACCTCGTGCGCGGTGACGGTCGAGGAGATCGCCTCGAGCACCGGCTGGCTCTACATCTTCGACGACACGTTCAAGCCGGTGCGCTACGAGGAGGGGGTGCCGCCCCCCAAGACATTCGAGAACGTGGAGTTCCCGGTGGGGATCAACGGGGATATCGTCCTCGGCTCGCTCGTCTTCACGGTGCCAGAGATAGGCGACACGCTGGAGTGGTGCTTCGCGGCGGCGTTCCTGAACACGCGCACCTACGACTGGATCGTCCCGTCGAAACCGGTGATCGTGTCCGGCGGCTTCACCCTCATGCCGTAG
- the aroE gene encoding shikimate dehydrogenase, with translation MRRYAVIGWPLGHSMSPAVHNASFRALGLPCRFESIPVPPDGLDAFIRALPASGLRGLAVTIPHKCAVLARCATVAPDAAAIGAANTVTVGEDGGLAACNTDAPGALRALAEAKVAVAGARAVILGAGGAARAICWGLLRGGAASVAIANRTPARAERLRDDLARACGAERRIAVIPAAGPALAEAVASAGILVNATSVGMHPKTGESPIRREFLRPGLSVLEIVYNPIETRLLADARAAGAVAIPGTEMLLWQAAEQERVWLGVEAPVDEMREALLSGLGRSL, from the coding sequence ATGAGACGCTACGCCGTCATAGGATGGCCGCTCGGCCACTCGATGTCGCCGGCCGTCCACAACGCCTCGTTCAGGGCGCTGGGGCTCCCCTGCCGGTTCGAGTCGATCCCCGTCCCCCCGGACGGCCTCGACGCGTTCATCCGCGCGCTGCCCGCGTCGGGGCTCCGCGGCCTCGCCGTCACCATCCCGCACAAGTGCGCGGTCCTCGCCCGCTGTGCGACGGTCGCGCCGGACGCCGCCGCGATCGGCGCGGCGAACACCGTCACGGTCGGCGAGGACGGGGGCCTGGCGGCGTGCAACACCGACGCGCCGGGGGCGCTGCGCGCGCTCGCGGAGGCGAAGGTCGCCGTGGCGGGCGCCCGGGCGGTGATCCTGGGCGCGGGCGGCGCGGCGCGGGCGATCTGCTGGGGGCTCCTGCGCGGCGGGGCGGCCTCCGTCGCGATCGCGAACCGGACGCCGGCGCGCGCGGAGCGGCTGCGCGACGACCTCGCGCGGGCGTGCGGCGCCGAACGGAGGATCGCCGTCATCCCCGCCGCCGGCCCGGCGCTCGCGGAGGCGGTCGCCTCCGCCGGCATCCTCGTCAACGCGACATCGGTCGGGATGCATCCGAAGACGGGGGAGAGCCCCATCCGGCGGGAGTTCCTGAGGCCGGGCCTCTCCGTGCTGGAGATCGTCTACAATCCGATCGAGACGCGCCTCCTCGCCGACGCCCGCGCGGCCGGGGCGGTCGCGATCCCCGGGACGGAGATGCTGCTCTGGCAGGCGGCGGAGCAGGAGCGGGTCTGGCTGGGGGTGGAGGCGCCGGTCGACGAGATGCGGGAGGCGCTGCTCAGCGGGCTCGGGCGATCTCTCTGA
- the dnaJ gene encoding molecular chaperone DnaJ, whose protein sequence is MTRKDLYETLGVGKSATAAEIKRAYRALAKKYHPDANPGNKAAEERFKEISQAYDVLADPAKRKQYDQMKDAAFRFDPGGGGARAGGGGHGFSYQDFGGFGDLGDLFSSYFDRGTYARRERYGPRRGEDLTFEVEIPFEEAIRGGRRTVTIPRQESCGACGGAGARPGSPVSQCPDCGGAGTVSISQGGFAFSRPCARCYGRGQLIRDPCPACGGQGVVRRHRRITVKIPPGVDNGSKIRVAGQGEPGPAGGPPGDLILVVRLGSHRFFGRKGEHIYCEVPVNFAQAALGSTIRVRTTDGAAVVKVPAGVQTGASLRLKGRGIAAAGGRRGDMFVRIKVATPRNLAPKARKALEEFAREAGLRY, encoded by the coding sequence ATGACCAGGAAAGACCTGTACGAGACACTCGGTGTCGGGAAGTCGGCCACGGCCGCCGAGATCAAGCGGGCCTACCGCGCGCTCGCCAAGAAGTACCACCCCGACGCCAACCCCGGCAACAAGGCCGCCGAGGAGCGGTTCAAGGAGATATCCCAGGCGTACGATGTCCTCGCGGACCCTGCCAAGAGGAAGCAGTACGACCAGATGAAGGACGCGGCGTTCCGGTTCGACCCCGGGGGGGGTGGCGCGCGCGCCGGCGGAGGGGGGCACGGGTTCTCCTACCAGGACTTCGGGGGCTTCGGGGACCTCGGCGATCTGTTCAGTTCGTACTTCGACCGCGGGACGTACGCGCGGCGGGAGCGCTACGGGCCGCGCCGCGGCGAGGATCTCACCTTCGAGGTCGAGATCCCGTTCGAGGAGGCGATCCGGGGGGGGCGTCGCACCGTCACCATCCCGCGCCAGGAATCGTGCGGCGCGTGCGGAGGCGCCGGGGCGCGTCCCGGTTCCCCCGTGTCGCAGTGCCCCGACTGCGGCGGGGCGGGCACCGTCTCGATCTCGCAGGGGGGGTTCGCCTTCAGCCGCCCCTGCGCGCGCTGCTACGGCAGGGGGCAGCTCATCCGCGACCCGTGCCCCGCCTGCGGGGGGCAGGGCGTGGTGCGCCGCCACCGGCGCATCACCGTGAAGATCCCGCCGGGGGTGGACAACGGATCGAAGATACGCGTCGCCGGGCAGGGCGAGCCGGGGCCCGCGGGCGGGCCGCCCGGCGATCTGATCCTCGTCGTGCGTCTCGGGAGCCACCGCTTTTTCGGCCGGAAGGGCGAGCATATCTACTGCGAGGTCCCGGTCAACTTCGCCCAGGCGGCGCTCGGCTCGACGATCCGCGTCCGCACGACGGACGGCGCGGCGGTGGTGAAGGTCCCCGCGGGGGTGCAGACGGGCGCCTCGCTCCGCCTGAAGGGGCGCGGGATCGCGGCGGCCGGCGGGCGGCGGGGGGACATGTTCGTGCGCATCAAGGTCGCCACGCCGCGCAACCTCGCGCCGAAGGCGCGCAAAGCGCTCGAGGAGTTCGCGCGCGAGGCGGGATTGCGATACTGA
- the aroA gene encoding 3-phosphoshikimate 1-carboxyvinyltransferase produces MQLVVAPSRLAGEVEIPGSKSHTIRAVVLASLASGTSRIVAPLDSSDTRAALDAARLFGAEVSAGEEWIVTGTAGRPVLPVDVVDVGNSGTTLRIFLGVAALCDGWTFFTGDEQTKRRPLQPLIDAYRLLGAEGFCARGNGCAPAALRGRITGGRTEIRAVTSQFLSSLLVSAPLAERDTEIRVLQLNEAPYVEMTLAWLEGLGVVWERRGWERFSVRGGQGYRAFERRIPGDFSSATFFLCAAAATGSELLVRGLDTADVQGDRAVVGMLAEMGAKVEPVPGGLRIRGGDLRGAEFDLNATPDALPALAAAACFASGETRLRNVPQARLKETDRIAVMARELAKMGADVEELQDGLVIRGRPLRGARVSGHGDHRVVMALAVAGLAAEGETVVDTAEAVRVTFPTFVDLMRRCGASMELAAPGARGEGGR; encoded by the coding sequence ATGCAGCTTGTCGTCGCGCCGTCGCGCCTTGCCGGCGAGGTGGAGATCCCCGGGTCGAAGTCGCATACGATCCGGGCGGTCGTCCTCGCCTCCCTCGCCTCGGGGACCTCGAGGATCGTCGCCCCGCTCGACTCCTCCGACACGCGCGCCGCGCTCGACGCCGCCCGTCTCTTCGGCGCCGAGGTCTCCGCGGGCGAGGAGTGGATCGTCACGGGGACCGCGGGCCGCCCCGTCCTCCCCGTCGACGTCGTCGACGTCGGCAACTCCGGCACCACGCTCCGCATCTTCCTCGGCGTCGCCGCGCTCTGCGACGGGTGGACGTTCTTCACCGGCGACGAGCAGACGAAACGCCGCCCGCTCCAGCCGCTCATCGACGCGTACCGGCTCCTGGGGGCCGAGGGGTTCTGCGCGCGCGGGAACGGCTGCGCGCCGGCGGCGCTCCGGGGGCGGATCACCGGCGGGCGCACCGAGATCCGCGCGGTCACCTCGCAGTTCCTCTCCTCCCTGCTCGTCTCCGCCCCGCTGGCGGAGCGGGACACCGAGATCCGCGTCCTCCAGCTGAACGAGGCCCCGTACGTCGAGATGACGCTCGCGTGGCTCGAGGGGCTGGGGGTCGTCTGGGAGCGGCGCGGGTGGGAGCGCTTTTCCGTCAGGGGCGGGCAGGGGTACCGCGCGTTCGAGCGCCGCATCCCCGGGGACTTCTCCTCGGCGACCTTCTTCCTCTGCGCGGCGGCGGCGACCGGTTCCGAGCTCCTGGTGCGCGGCCTCGACACGGCGGATGTCCAGGGCGACCGGGCGGTGGTCGGGATGCTCGCCGAGATGGGCGCAAAGGTCGAGCCGGTCCCCGGGGGGCTGCGGATCCGCGGGGGCGACCTGCGGGGGGCCGAGTTCGACCTCAACGCCACCCCCGACGCCCTGCCCGCGCTCGCGGCCGCCGCCTGCTTCGCCTCCGGCGAGACCCGCCTCCGCAACGTGCCGCAGGCGCGCCTCAAGGAGACCGACCGCATCGCGGTGATGGCGCGGGAGCTGGCGAAAATGGGCGCGGACGTGGAGGAGCTCCAGGACGGCCTCGTGATCCGCGGCCGCCCCCTCCGCGGCGCCCGGGTGAGCGGCCACGGCGACCACCGCGTGGTGATGGCGCTCGCCGTCGCGGGGCTCGCGGCGGAGGGCGAAACCGTCGTGGACACCGCCGAGGCGGTGCGCGTCACCTTCCCGACCTTCGTCGATCTGATGCGGCGCTGCGGCGCGTCGATGGAGCTCGCCGCCCCCGGCGCCCGCGGGGAGGGGGGCCGCTGA
- a CDS encoding ATP-grasp domain-containing protein, protein MGGRRSGGIAVVYNGYHPRGGIPAAEAEANESVARDARAVRDALLAAGRRAFLAPMRRSPAAFLRRLAAARPRLVFNLLEGARGESRLEMHACALLELLGLPYTGSGPLALGLALDKALAKTLLSAGNVPTPPHFVCAGEPPRRLPRGMRYPLFVKPVREDASIGIGPSAFVRNPAELAARCRRVQARYRQPALVEEYVDGRELNVAILGAGDPVALPVSEIEMGRLPAGAPRICGYRAKWIPGSREYARTVPRCPASLSPSEARRLKRVALAAFRLLSCRGYARVDLRLGRDGVPYVLEVNPNPCIAPDAGFARSAAAAGLSYAELVCRIADLATASGAA, encoded by the coding sequence GTGGGCGGGAGGCGCAGCGGCGGCATCGCCGTGGTCTACAACGGGTATCACCCGCGGGGCGGGATCCCCGCCGCGGAGGCCGAGGCGAATGAGAGCGTCGCCCGCGACGCGCGCGCCGTGCGGGACGCGCTCCTCGCGGCGGGCCGGCGGGCGTTCCTCGCGCCGATGCGGCGGAGCCCGGCGGCGTTCCTTCGCCGCCTCGCCGCCGCGCGCCCGCGCCTCGTCTTCAACCTCCTCGAGGGGGCGCGGGGCGAAAGCCGCCTCGAGATGCACGCCTGCGCCCTGCTCGAGCTCCTCGGCCTGCCGTACACCGGCAGCGGGCCGCTGGCGCTCGGCCTTGCGCTCGACAAGGCGCTCGCCAAGACGCTCCTGTCGGCCGGGAACGTTCCGACGCCGCCGCATTTCGTCTGCGCGGGCGAGCCGCCCCGGAGGCTTCCCCGGGGGATGCGGTACCCGCTCTTCGTGAAGCCGGTCCGCGAGGACGCGAGCATCGGCATCGGCCCCTCCGCCTTCGTGCGGAACCCCGCGGAGCTCGCGGCGCGATGCCGGCGGGTGCAGGCGCGCTACCGCCAGCCCGCGCTCGTGGAGGAGTATGTGGACGGGCGCGAGCTGAACGTGGCGATACTCGGCGCGGGCGACCCTGTCGCCCTCCCCGTCTCGGAGATCGAGATGGGGCGCCTGCCCGCGGGCGCCCCGCGCATCTGCGGCTATCGGGCGAAGTGGATCCCCGGGAGCCGGGAGTACGCCCGGACGGTGCCCCGGTGCCCGGCTTCGCTGTCGCCGTCCGAGGCGCGGCGACTGAAGCGGGTCGCGCTCGCGGCGTTCCGGCTCCTCTCCTGCCGCGGCTACGCGCGGGTGGACCTGCGGCTCGGCCGCGACGGCGTTCCGTACGTCCTCGAGGTGAACCCGAACCCCTGCATCGCCCCCGACGCCGGGTTCGCGCGCTCCGCCGCGGCGGCCGGCCTGTCGTACGCGGAACTTGTCTGCCGCATCGCGGACCTCGCGACGGCGTCCGGGGCGGCATAG
- a CDS encoding exo-alpha-sialidase, with the protein MRQTRFIPAVFLVAAALLLSAAQTPGQECQTWEFDDPAGFTGNHVLIGDGAASLQKSREIGEEWEDVSLPYGADISQVRDLEVLADGCLYASSSRPIAGGPECGVICKSCDGGLTWSCADLEVPGVRRCMRIGRFWQAADGTIYAGGYDYSFTTDNSGVWKSVDDGATWTLVHALPGTGCTSVVEAADGALLASTQGGGTVWRCAEPVGAPGTWTAVFETPSIPWGGAPATYPPYPPPVLPACDYLWDNYGEGCGGNPYTSYPNPYRPDRTQSLFRADDGTLFVSINSGAPSIWSGGVAVRNFAHIYLSSDNGLTWQDSGPWDPPPVTEPYYWGYWDGAAWVQHHHLNGSFAADPVPTMQSFPTWVDHIWQDRGGTIYAASSSGDPYRSWIIDPRPDGIVFAYNPVDKVWEALGNLPGLGVPPGTDTYSQNNVLYCHEIDEDAVTGHLYAATSSQALVVRSEDGGTTWDWAMSPRPLFGKDAAGDFYCIEVACNSCLYLGYRRFGEVYASRSAYHDDGYVQNAAGYVYGGPLAQFVETAADDSHGTVTYWLSADGSTWRWWDGSGWAATTDPAESNTASTVNAHIGSFPSPGTLFFRAFLHPATVHGCPKSPRLASLEVCAGTPTPTVTPTGTPTPTQTPAPCNTPLEIGDITDLHIASTRSSIDGGWFFYFGLADDVYYNPLGYVGDNSNIFTDGAAYTPQPAGVWVGRDSEDIAIQAGDYVTVTYDGGLTKRIYFPAIYGADVTLYIAHDGSTYWDLGLCDLAQGVPTPTPTGTPTETPTRTPTPCNTPLEIGDITALRIAATRAQVSSGWSFYFGLADDVYGKPLGYVYDNSNIFTDKASYAPQPAGVLVGLDQEGIAVQAGDYVTVTYDGGQTKRVYFPAIHGDTVGLYIAHDGSTYWDRGLCDLAQAAPTSTPTPTPEVCSCREVALEVSPETLSPGDSFVVSVCIPVIPPPPVDIYCVILGPGGRFWSLTPNGELVDGIRPAARGYANADCFCNQFRHTACTGLTPGTYSMCLGLMPAGAPPDTRKALDLDWAYVTVR; encoded by the coding sequence ATGCGACAGACGCGGTTCATCCCCGCCGTCTTCCTCGTCGCGGCTGCACTGCTCCTGTCCGCCGCCCAAACGCCGGGGCAGGAGTGCCAGACCTGGGAGTTCGACGACCCGGCGGGGTTCACGGGGAACCACGTCCTCATCGGGGACGGGGCCGCGTCCCTGCAGAAAAGCCGAGAGATCGGGGAGGAGTGGGAGGATGTATCTCTTCCCTACGGCGCAGACATCTCCCAGGTGCGCGATCTCGAGGTGCTCGCCGACGGGTGCCTCTACGCCTCCTCCTCCAGGCCCATCGCGGGCGGCCCCGAGTGCGGGGTCATCTGCAAGTCCTGCGACGGCGGCCTCACCTGGAGCTGTGCGGACCTCGAGGTGCCGGGCGTCCGGCGCTGCATGAGAATCGGCCGATTCTGGCAGGCCGCGGACGGCACCATCTACGCGGGGGGGTACGACTACTCGTTCACGACCGACAACTCGGGCGTCTGGAAGAGCGTCGACGACGGGGCGACGTGGACGCTCGTTCACGCCCTCCCCGGGACCGGATGCACGAGCGTCGTCGAGGCCGCCGACGGGGCACTCCTCGCCTCCACGCAGGGCGGCGGCACCGTGTGGCGCTGCGCCGAGCCGGTCGGCGCCCCCGGAACGTGGACCGCCGTCTTCGAAACCCCATCCATCCCGTGGGGCGGCGCGCCCGCCACGTACCCCCCCTACCCTCCCCCCGTGCTGCCCGCCTGCGACTATCTCTGGGACAACTACGGCGAGGGCTGCGGAGGAAATCCGTACACCTCCTATCCCAATCCGTACAGGCCGGACAGGACGCAGTCCCTGTTCCGGGCGGACGACGGGACGCTGTTTGTGTCGATTAACAGCGGCGCCCCGAGCATCTGGTCCGGCGGCGTCGCCGTGCGGAACTTCGCCCACATCTACCTCTCCTCGGACAACGGCCTCACCTGGCAGGACAGCGGCCCGTGGGACCCTCCGCCCGTGACCGAGCCCTACTACTGGGGCTACTGGGACGGGGCCGCGTGGGTCCAGCACCACCACCTCAACGGCTCGTTTGCCGCGGACCCGGTGCCCACGATGCAGTCGTTCCCGACCTGGGTGGACCACATCTGGCAGGACCGCGGCGGCACGATCTACGCCGCCTCATCGAGCGGCGACCCGTACCGCTCCTGGATCATCGACCCGCGCCCGGACGGCATCGTCTTCGCGTACAACCCGGTCGATAAGGTGTGGGAGGCGCTGGGGAACCTGCCGGGCCTCGGGGTCCCCCCGGGCACCGACACCTACAGCCAGAACAACGTGCTCTACTGCCACGAGATCGACGAGGACGCCGTCACCGGGCACCTCTACGCCGCCACGAGCAGCCAGGCCCTCGTCGTCCGCTCGGAAGACGGCGGCACGACGTGGGACTGGGCGATGTCGCCGCGGCCGCTGTTCGGCAAAGACGCCGCCGGCGACTTCTACTGCATCGAGGTCGCGTGCAACTCCTGCCTCTACCTCGGCTACCGTCGCTTCGGCGAGGTCTACGCGTCGCGCTCCGCCTACCACGACGACGGGTACGTACAGAATGCGGCCGGCTACGTGTACGGCGGGCCGCTCGCGCAGTTCGTGGAGACCGCCGCGGACGACAGCCACGGCACGGTCACCTACTGGCTCTCCGCCGACGGCTCGACCTGGCGCTGGTGGGACGGGAGCGGATGGGCTGCCACGACGGACCCCGCCGAGAGCAACACGGCCTCGACGGTGAACGCGCATATCGGGTCGTTCCCCTCCCCCGGGACGCTCTTCTTCCGCGCGTTCCTGCATCCGGCGACGGTGCACGGCTGCCCCAAGTCGCCCCGGCTCGCGTCGCTCGAGGTGTGCGCGGGGACGCCCACGCCGACCGTCACGCCCACCGGCACGCCGACGCCGACGCAAACCCCGGCGCCGTGCAACACGCCGCTGGAGATCGGCGACATCACTGACCTGCACATCGCTTCGACGCGTTCGAGCATCGACGGGGGATGGTTTTTCTACTTCGGCCTGGCGGACGACGTCTACTATAACCCGCTCGGGTACGTGGGCGACAACAGCAACATCTTCACGGACGGGGCCGCCTACACGCCCCAACCCGCCGGGGTGTGGGTGGGCCGCGACTCCGAGGACATCGCCATCCAGGCGGGCGACTATGTCACGGTGACCTATGACGGCGGATTGACGAAAAGGATCTACTTCCCGGCGATATACGGCGCGGACGTAACCCTCTACATCGCCCACGACGGTTCGACGTACTGGGACCTGGGACTGTGCGACCTGGCGCAAGGGGTTCCGACCCCCACCCCGACCGGCACGCCCACGGAGACGCCGACGCGGACCCCGACGCCGTGTAACACGCCGCTGGAGATCGGCGACATCACGGCGTTGCGGATCGCCGCGACGCGCGCGCAGGTCAGCTCGGGGTGGAGCTTCTACTTCGGCCTGGCGGACGACGTCTACGGGAAGCCGCTCGGGTACGTGTACGACAACAGCAACATCTTCACGGACAAGGCCTCCTACGCGCCGCAGCCAGCGGGGGTGCTGGTGGGGCTGGACCAGGAGGGGATCGCCGTCCAGGCGGGCGACTACGTCACGGTAACGTACGACGGGGGCCAAACGAAGCGGGTCTACTTCCCGGCGATACACGGCGATACCGTGGGCCTCTACATCGCCCACGACGGTTCGACGTACTGGGACCGGGGGCTGTGCGACCTGGCCCAGGCAGCCCCCACCTCCACGCCCACGCCGACCCCGGAGGTCTGCTCGTGCAGGGAGGTCGCGCTCGAGGTGAGCCCCGAGACGCTGTCCCCCGGGGATTCGTTCGTCGTGTCGGTCTGTATCCCGGTGATCCCTCCCCCTCCCGTCGACATCTACTGCGTCATCCTCGGCCCCGGCGGGAGGTTTTGGTCGCTGACGCCCAACGGGGAACTGGTGGACGGCATCCGCCCGGCCGCCCGGGGGTACGCGAACGCGGACTGCTTCTGCAATCAGTTCCGGCACACCGCCTGCACCGGCCTCACCCCGGGGACCTACTCGATGTGCCTCGGCCTGATGCCCGCGGGCGCGCCGCCGGACACGCGGAAAGCCCTGGATCTCGACTGGGCGTACGTCACCGTGCGCTGA